From Vanessa cardui chromosome 11, ilVanCard2.1, whole genome shotgun sequence, the proteins below share one genomic window:
- the LOC124533766 gene encoding uncharacterized protein LOC124533766, producing MKLVPVDLLKQKRLSISSFVRNTSCSRGWLRWLVQIIFGTLIVSSFILIVLMALNSSHRATLRNSRCTVVNCRVICNDAPFYGNYENDIVNAAAEVDPNCESIALQLNRPTFENSKVPEHWLSSIRSHVRELAIIGGNIKYIPSYAFMTPFSNNLRTLILEKIEINHWENDMLIGLSSLKKLYIKNCILNDIQKHALRIVDESLQFLDIKATNDFNPTNLTGSAKLESLTVVDFSLNNFYNILQYRSFSKLNYCKVLFLNSCRITSLGPGTFDNLNSIEVLYLNDNNLVTVPVGLFNKIIPLEPRIALQENIWHCDCSSKDLRNVFNSGLLIDDPICRYPHTLNGMTFSDLEGYCKEVVDQNGIVYNPKTNPCKNISNVMYMNDACSETNSTNDKVRTVSRGRTCLLNRINSNELNLSSDNIGDEIRPVWIKPVYSVRSDIHSMVEMVLSEQPGLGLLWYQSLCFKEVFCTNTIPQVLKIFNIDSDVSYTFCPFNLTNEKVLRHQCVSFNFLDTTSNYASNNYELILYICISLGCLLCGAVSVYVIIQRYPNLLKGNKRVILVKHKSIEALILPPKLPKRKNFLSEPKPITSHVYEKKKIFLLSDNIDRLSPKNFARSISMRSCDSNDASYISALPPTEEQINEWRSNQSVDQFDNIPMSDSDTSPFYSIFDQDSLPYYSIQTCERFYEVPKQY from the exons ATGAAACTTGTTCCAGTCGACTTGTTAAAGCAGAAACGGTTAtctatatcttcatttgtaag GAACACGTCTTGCAGCAGAGGATGGTTACGTTGGCTGGTTCAAATCATTTTTGGTACCCTCATCGTGAGCAGCTTCATTTTGATCGTGCTCATGGCTCTGAACAGCTCTCATAGAGCGACACTTCGTAATTCGAGATGCACTGTCGTCAATTGCAGAGTTATTTGCAATGACGCACCATTCTATGGGAACTATGAGAATGATATTGTAAATGCTGCTGcg gaAGTCGACCCTAATTGCGAAAGCATTGCTTTACAGCTGAACAGACCAACATTCGAAAATTCTAAAGTACCGGAACATTGGCTTTCCAGTATTCGATCCCATGTTCGGGAGTTGGCTATTATTGgaggaaatattaaatatataccgtCGTATGCATTCATGACACCATTCAGCAATAACCTTAGGACATTAATTTTGgagaaaatagaaataaatcattGGGAAAACGATATGTTAATAGGTCTCTCCAGcctaaaaaaactttatatcaaGAACTGTATTCTGaatgatatacaaaaacatGCTTTAAGAATCGTGGACGAGAGCTTGCAATTTTTGGACATCAAAGCTACTAATGATTTCAATCCAACTAATCTAACAGGCTCAGCGAAACTTGAATCTTTAACCGTTGTTGATTTTTCATTGAAtaacttttataacattttacagTACAGGAGTTTTTCCAAGCTAAATTACTGCAAAGTTTTATTTCTTAACTCGTGTAGGATAACATCGCTTGGTCCAGGTACATTTGACAATTTGAATAGCATTGAAGTGTTGTATCTGAACGATAACAACTTGGTAACAGTTCCAGTGGGattgtttaacaaaattataccaCTTGAACCAAGAATTGCTTTACAGGAGAATATCTGGCACTGTGATTGTTCTTCAAAGGATTTGAGGAATGTTTTTAACAGTGGCCTACTGATAGATGATCCTATTTGCCGCTACCCACATACATTAAATGGGATGACATTCTCTGATTTAGAAGGGTACTGTAAAGAAGTCGTTGATCAAAATGGAATAGTTTACAATCCGAAGACTAATCcgtgtaaaaatatatctaatgtCATGTATATGAATGATGCGTGTTCTGAAACGAATTCTACCAATGATAAAGTAAGAACAGTATCAAGGGGACGGACGTGTCTTTTAAACAGAATAAATAGTAACGAACTGAATTTGTCATCTGATAATATTGGTGACGAAATTCGTCCGGTTTGGATAAAACCCGTGTATTCCGTTCGAAGTGATATCCATTCGATGGTTGAAATGGTATTGTCTGAACAACCAGGTCTTGGTCTACTTTGGTACCAGTCGTTATGTTTCAAAGAAGTTTTTTGCACCAACACGATACCGCAAGTTCTGAAGATTTTTAACATAGATTCTGACGTAAGCTACACGTTCTGCCCATTCAATTTAACTAATGAGAAAGTATTGAGACATCAATgtgtatcatttaattttttagataCGACGTCAAATTATGCatctaataattatgaattgataTTGTACATTTGTATTTCATTGGGTTGTCTTTTGTGCGGTGCTGTATCTGTATACGTGATCATTCAACGATATCCAAATCTTTTAAAGGGAAACAAAAGAGTTATACTTGTCAAACACAAGTCTATCGAGGCACTAATATTACCACCAAAATTACCGAAACGCAAGAATTTCTTGAGCGAGCCAAAACCGATAACCAGTCATGTTTATGAAAAGAAGAAAATTTTCTTGTTATCAGATAATATTGACAGATTGTCTCCGAAGAATTTTGCTAGATCGATTTCGATGAGAAGCTGCGACAGTAATGATGCAAGTTACATATCAGCTTTGCCACCTACCGAGGAACAGATAAACGAATGGCGTTCTAATCAAAGCGTCGATCAATTTGATAATATACCCATGTCCGATAGCGATACATCGCCATTTTATAGCATTTTTGACCAAGACTCTTTACCCTATTACTCGATTCAAACCTGTGAGAGGTTTTACGAAGTTCCGAAACAATATTAA